One genomic window of Caenorhabditis elegans chromosome I includes the following:
- the hmg-20 gene encoding HMG box domain-containing protein (Confirmed by transcript evidence), whose translation MRPRRSDSTTGPAAKSLPTSDVEEDEAAPDLKAESEDVTSSEEMQNKNPVSAPEKRAKTASFSPPPALSPAHSIQMENEEIEVKMEVDSDEEEKKLPKITEKRAKMVYKKKPEKEKEAVPFIDPNAPKRNRSGYVHFIIHRRASYSKAVMSQREINISLAADWQKLTAEERIPFQQRADEEKVKYLELMEEYKKTDSHKEFQKKRAKFLSSQSNGSKNAKKRRQADSDDDTPNVQIPFPKPSVFCPLLSPEPATSSSTSGLQYSGPIFTPEFMTYNKTRDTYRRQLAIERSHVEHELEALHQHDMDVRIEQQETRIREADEKIEETMAKMRTVLAAVPGAKDHLTSIDALATWLESLTHLGAQNSTKKSVKEAVNKNAKSIVQMKK comes from the exons ATGCGCCCAAGAAGGTCCGACTCCACAAcgggtcccgccgcgaaaTCACTTCCCACCTCCGACGTCGAAGAGGATGAAGCTGCGCCGGATCTCAAGGCAGAATCCGAAGACGTGACGTCATCAGAGGAAATGCAGAACAAGAATCCCGTCAGTGCTCCAGAAAAACGGGCAAAAACCGCCTCATTTAGCCCACCGCCCGCACTTTCGCCCGCCCACTCAATCCAAATGGAAAACGAGGAAATCGAGGTGAAAATGGAGGTGGATAGTGATGAGGAGGagaaaaaattaccaaaaatcactgaaaaacgaGCCAAAATGGTGTATAAG aaaaaacccgaaaaagagaaagaagcaGTGCCATTTATCGAtccaaatgctccaaaaagaAATCGATCTGGATATGTGCATTTTATCAt acatcgCCGAGCTTCATACTCAAAAGCCGTGATGTCACAGAGAGAAATTAATATATCGCTTGCGGCGGACTGGCAGAAGCTTACCGCCGAAGAACGTATCCCGTTTCAGCAGAGAGCCGACGAGGAGAAGGTCAAATATTTGGAGCTGATGGAAGAATACAAGAAAACTGACTCGCATAAGGAATTTCAGA AAAAACGTGCAAAATTCCTGTCATCTCAGTCAAATGGctcgaaaaatgcgaaaaaacgACGGCAAGCAGATTCTGACGACGACACGCCAAACGTGCAAATCCCCTTCCCGAAACCATCAGTTTTTTGTCCACTTTTGAGCCCAGAgcctgccacgtcatcatccaCATCAGGCCTACAGTACTCTGGGCCGATTTTTACGCCGGAATTTATGACCTACAACAAGACACGGGACACCTACCGTAGGCAGCTGGCTATTGAGAGATCCCATGTGGAGCATGAGCTCGAGGCGCTTCATCAGCACGATATGGACGTTCGAATTGAGCAAC aagagACACGAATCCGAGAAGCTGACGAGAAAATCGAGGAGACGATGGCAAAAATGCGTACGGTGCTCGCCGCGGTTCCCGGTGCAAAAG atcacCTGACCTCAATTGACGCACTGGCCACGTGGCTCGAGTCTCTGACCCATCTCGGAGCCCAAAATTCGACGAAAAAAAGTGTCAAGGAGGCGGTGAACAAGAACGCAAAATCCATCGTTCAAATGAAGAAATAG
- the W02D9.4 gene encoding Zf-3CxxC domain-containing protein (Confirmed by transcript evidence), with product MSEEVTAFGKIFTAPEVLTNVPEFSDSLYETKPELYKNLTRIHRLKYFKKNGTICGYPFTCTKGPGPPSFEKRKVSESEKNVMFGCCCEKRRLGEVLVQNGISTELPEKIVCQLCFNWMRLCVRRTHHHGTIKEYPAYRCIQKGCQTFRSVKKVLETDLKRGKLSILPEFEFLEQNESESTSHEEVMKSFEYFAQSSSSRSKKDANKSSKNLSSNFLAAHGIKIQSEMDSEVKIELEEQKPESLLL from the exons ATGTCGGAGGAAGTTACtgcatttggaaaaatatttacgGCACCCGAAGTTTTGACGAATGTTCCTGAATTCAGTGATTCTTTATATGAGACTAAACCAGAACTTTATAAGAACCTGACGCGAATCCATCGCctaaaatactttaaaaagaATGGAACAATTTGTGGATATCCGTTTACGTGCACAAAA ggTCCTGGACCaccaagttttgaaaaacgtaaAGTGTCAGAATCAGAGAAAAATGTTATGTTTGGTTGTTGTTGTGAGAAGCGTCGATTGGGTGAAGTTCTTGTCCAAAATGGGATTAGTACAGAACTTCCAGAAAAGATTGTATGCCAATTGTGTTTCAATTGGATGAGATTATGCGTTCGGCGAACGCATCATCATGGAACGATTAAAGAATACCCGGCTTATAG aTGCATTCAAAAAGGATGTCAAACATTCCGCTCAGTCAAGAAAGTGCTCGAAACGGATTTGAAACGCGGAAAACTGTCAATCCTTccagaattcgaatttctcgaGCAAAATGAGTCAGAATCTACATCGCACGAGGAAGTCATGAAAAGTTTCGAATATTTCGCGCAAAGCAGCAGCTCCCGGAGTAAAAAAGACGCCAATAAAAGCTCCAAGAATTTGTCGTCAAATTTTCTCGCCGCGCATGGTATTAAAATCCAATCAGAAATGGATAGTGAGGTCAAAATCGAGCTGGAGGAGCAGAAGCCGGAATCCCTGCTTTTATAA